A stretch of Candidatus Eisenbacteria bacterium DNA encodes these proteins:
- a CDS encoding BtpA/SgcQ family protein: MPALKKSPKDRVLIGVIHLPALPGAPESRHPIAKITDHAVTEAEMLLGESFDGLIVENYGDAPFYPADVPPITTASMARIVHAIRKLGDFLLGVNVLRNDATAALSIAEACGADFIRINIHTGAFTTDQGIIEGRAHETMRLRKHLNSSVEIWTDLLCKHASPLAPVSLEDAAHDLVTRGQADRLIITGSRTGIPASAEDLDDLLEMGLDRDIYVGSGVKAENLGQFTKAAGVIIGSAIRRGGVAGAPLDIKRIRQFVSAWKSIDKG; encoded by the coding sequence TTGCCGGCTCTCAAGAAATCCCCAAAGGATCGGGTACTTATCGGAGTGATCCATCTCCCCGCCTTGCCCGGCGCGCCGGAATCGCGGCACCCCATCGCGAAGATTACCGATCATGCCGTGACAGAGGCGGAAATGCTGCTCGGTGAGTCTTTTGACGGGCTTATTGTTGAGAACTATGGCGACGCCCCCTTCTACCCGGCTGACGTTCCACCGATCACAACCGCCTCGATGGCCCGTATCGTTCACGCCATCAGAAAGCTTGGGGATTTTCTACTCGGCGTGAATGTCCTGAGAAACGATGCCACGGCGGCACTGTCGATCGCGGAGGCTTGCGGCGCCGATTTTATCCGCATCAATATCCATACCGGCGCTTTCACAACGGACCAGGGAATTATCGAGGGGCGGGCGCATGAAACGATGCGTCTCCGCAAACATCTCAACTCATCAGTTGAGATCTGGACCGATCTTTTGTGCAAGCATGCCAGCCCCCTCGCGCCGGTGAGCCTGGAAGACGCGGCGCACGATCTTGTCACCCGCGGCCAAGCCGATCGGTTGATCATTACAGGATCCCGCACCGGCATCCCCGCCTCGGCTGAGGATCTAGACGACCTCCTCGAGATGGGCCTGGATCGCGATATCTACGTCGGGAGCGGCGTTAAAGCAGAAAATCTTGGACAATTTACGAAAGCGGCCGGTGTGATCATCGGCAGCGCCATCCGCCGTGGTGGGGTGGCCGGCGCGCCCCTCGATATCAAACGGATCCGGCAATTTGTTTCCGCCTGGAAATCAATCGACAAAGGCTGA